The proteins below are encoded in one region of Methanosarcina barkeri 3:
- a CDS encoding metal ABC transporter ATP-binding protein has product MEKVIELKDVWVRYGTQTILEAINFELKEPNGLLGIIGPNGGGKTTFLKVLLGLLKPYRGNVKLFGKPPEKSRELVGYVPQYKGFDFDFPISVWEVVLTGRMSHTGFLKKFREEDKRAAEEALKTVEMFQYRDRQIGQLSGGQRQRVFIARALATNPKLLLLDEPNSGLDPHMQDELYRLLSRLKQEMAVIMVTHDLSAVSVYVDKIACLNRTLHYHNSREIPVEDLEATYQCPVELIAHGIPHRVLKNHEENS; this is encoded by the coding sequence AATTGAAAGAACCCAATGGACTGCTTGGGATTATCGGACCTAATGGGGGAGGAAAGACTACATTTCTCAAAGTGCTCTTGGGGCTTTTGAAACCTTATAGAGGCAATGTAAAACTCTTTGGGAAACCACCGGAAAAGAGTAGGGAACTTGTAGGCTATGTCCCTCAGTACAAAGGTTTTGATTTTGATTTTCCTATCAGTGTTTGGGAAGTTGTGCTTACAGGCAGGATGAGCCATACAGGTTTTCTGAAGAAATTTCGAGAAGAGGACAAAAGGGCTGCCGAAGAAGCCCTTAAAACTGTAGAAATGTTTCAGTACAGAGACCGGCAGATTGGGCAGCTTTCTGGAGGACAACGGCAGAGAGTCTTTATTGCAAGAGCTCTTGCTACGAACCCTAAACTTCTGCTTCTGGACGAACCTAATTCCGGGCTTGACCCGCATATGCAGGATGAACTCTATCGCCTGCTAAGCAGACTCAAGCAGGAAATGGCAGTTATTATGGTTACTCATGATCTCAGTGCGGTTTCTGTTTATGTCGACAAAATAGCCTGTTTAAACCGCACTCTTCACTATCACAATTCCAGAGAAATTCCGGTTGAAGATCTTGAAGCTACCTACCAGTGCCCTGTTGAGCTGATCGCTCATGGAATTCCTCACAGGGTGCTGAAAAACCATGAGGAGAACTCCTGA